From Oligoflexia bacterium, one genomic window encodes:
- a CDS encoding cysteine desulfurase family protein, producing the protein MNSRIYLDYNATTPLHPELVLAVTQAIAKFGNPSSVHWAGRESKKAISMARENISKFLNIDPLEIVFTAGGSEANNLVLKGAIGILAETRREIISSTVEHPSVLKTMDYLKKKGFIIKWLKVSKDGSVDLTQLDTLLTPQTGLVTIQLVNNETGNIFPLKEITSRAHSVGALVHSDMVQALGKIPIDLKDLGVDFASFAGHKFYSLKGSGFLYVKSGKRLESLIHGGGQERSRRAGTENTLAISSLGEAVKILGPRINETSERLKQFRDQLEEKIKTNISDCFITGDKSLRVANTINVTFSNTDGETLLINLDTQGFAVSSGAACSSGSQEPSPVLTAMGLTSEEASQSLRISLGWLTTQEEVSSFYEALIKAITKMREANLQLVEREDKEMAW; encoded by the coding sequence ATGAATTCCCGTATTTATCTTGATTACAACGCAACAACACCTCTACACCCCGAACTTGTTTTGGCGGTGACTCAAGCTATTGCAAAATTTGGAAATCCCAGCAGTGTGCATTGGGCAGGTCGAGAATCAAAAAAAGCTATCTCAATGGCTCGTGAAAATATCTCAAAATTTCTCAACATTGATCCCCTAGAGATTGTATTTACAGCCGGCGGAAGTGAAGCCAATAACCTTGTGCTTAAGGGAGCCATTGGAATTTTGGCTGAGACGCGTCGAGAAATAATTTCTTCAACCGTTGAGCATCCATCTGTGCTTAAGACGATGGATTATTTGAAAAAAAAGGGCTTTATAATTAAATGGCTCAAAGTTTCAAAAGACGGCTCTGTTGATCTCACTCAACTTGATACTTTGCTCACTCCTCAGACGGGTCTTGTAACTATTCAGCTTGTGAATAACGAAACAGGAAATATTTTTCCACTTAAAGAAATTACAAGTCGTGCCCATAGTGTGGGTGCCCTGGTTCATTCTGATATGGTGCAGGCCCTAGGTAAAATTCCAATTGATTTAAAAGATCTTGGAGTTGATTTCGCAAGCTTTGCAGGACACAAGTTTTACTCACTTAAAGGTTCTGGTTTTTTGTATGTAAAATCAGGAAAACGCCTTGAATCACTTATTCATGGTGGTGGGCAAGAGAGATCACGTCGTGCGGGTACTGAGAACACGCTCGCTATTTCAAGTCTAGGTGAGGCTGTGAAGATATTGGGTCCGCGTATTAACGAAACAAGTGAGCGCCTTAAGCAATTCAGAGATCAGTTAGAAGAAAAAATTAAAACAAATATTTCTGATTGTTTTATCACAGGTGACAAGTCATTAAGAGTAGCCAACACCATCAATGTTACTTTTTCAAACACAGATGGTGAGACTTTACTCATTAACTTAGACACACAAGGTTTTGCAGTAAGTAGTGGTGCTGCATGTAGTTCGGGAAGCCAAGAACCAAGCCCCGTATTAACGGCGATGGGTTTGACAAGTGAAGAAGCATCACAAAGTTTACGCATCAGTCTTGGATGGTTAACAACTCAAGAAGAAGTTTCAAGTTTTTACGAAGCATTAATAAAAGCGATAACAAAGATGCGCGAAGCAAATTTGCAATTAGTTGAAAGAGAAGATAAGGAAATGGCGTGGTAA
- a CDS encoding adenylate/guanylate cyclase domain-containing protein, whose translation MVTLIVVIAIGVVVYIATDLFREESLTRVQEMNKDTAESLANQAFVILKDSTDKMNLMTQTVAQAKGQSLTPESQQLIQNVLRSNDEILSFGVYRPASQGGYHEIYFATKDEVLAEFDLTLEDLKSRPVSVIANAVAKRPDTISLLNTSPLLKKPILTIAFLTKESAQSKERLLVRCELRQEALIKLFAGKSFLTAYLVDAGGNLLVHSDPKMIVQNYNVSTYPIVQKMREGKLNNHQMEFEDTHGEAYIGAYKTLGIGGAGVVAQVKREQALAAVMRVQYRALLVTCIVVGLAFIFNFVFSQSMTSPLSYLYWATEKIAQGDFNVNLEPKSNDEIGALTTAFKKMTVGLQERDKLKSTFSKFHSKEIAQKILSGEIKLGGERKIATIFFSDIRGFTPLSESMTPDEVVRMLNEYMTEMVTIIYKHHGVVDKYVGDAIMALWGVPNSGTQDAFDAVAAAVEMRKAMIALNKKRKSRSQPEIKIGMGIHTGEVLAGNIGSDQRLEYTVIGDTINQASRIESANKEHASDLLISDATYALVKSKGVVVGPLMSIKVKGKADNLSVYQVIGIKNADGVLETVLNAEQQSTIKDWVQSEVFDDEYDEPTPKPKPKLKKKHKVASHRKKHLKSRHEEDESDDIEIEESSPRLNVAAQYNTHAAPTYIAQPQHQVQHAPPVQHAPPVQPEPSVQYAPPVQDPPRGQSQVSIQPGYAVQPPAADDPFFNSASMGLSMPAGSASTSSSLAAPIPMSSQGQPPPTAVAQAKQPLPELEFDIISPPVQEAQISAPISNQEQPEQLKTVVLDVSYAEITQDVNHQPSPLVQEFETQGSNLFVPEAKLPSEQFPTKLDPKGPLRMAKEQPPIPTMSNTHDKWYVAKDPLSKEQDGPFTVAQIKVLVAQPGFPFNEAFVFKHGDAQMTPLAQMPLFTRRVHNPDKAINAEMPSDDLQAVATLDEWYIYGTDTKTYGPYRVDQLRDAVDSGNITRTTYCWKSGMLRWCYLHQVPGFNRRDPNAPLVRSPVPLIIIKKPA comes from the coding sequence ATGGTAACACTCATTGTTGTTATCGCCATTGGTGTAGTTGTGTACATCGCAACGGATCTTTTTCGTGAAGAATCACTCACACGTGTCCAAGAAATGAATAAAGACACAGCTGAATCACTAGCAAACCAAGCTTTTGTTATTCTTAAAGACTCAACCGACAAAATGAACCTCATGACTCAAACAGTGGCCCAAGCAAAAGGTCAGAGTCTTACTCCAGAATCACAGCAGTTAATTCAAAATGTTTTGCGATCAAACGATGAAATTTTATCATTCGGTGTTTATCGACCGGCTTCGCAAGGCGGGTATCATGAAATTTATTTTGCAACCAAAGACGAAGTACTTGCAGAATTTGATCTTACTCTTGAAGATCTTAAAAGTCGCCCTGTTTCGGTGATTGCAAATGCAGTTGCAAAGCGCCCCGATACTATTTCGCTTTTAAATACTTCTCCGTTACTTAAAAAACCGATTTTGACAATAGCCTTTTTGACAAAAGAAAGTGCACAAAGTAAAGAGCGCTTGCTTGTGCGCTGCGAACTTCGTCAAGAAGCACTTATTAAACTATTTGCAGGGAAATCATTTTTAACGGCTTACCTCGTCGATGCAGGCGGTAATTTACTTGTGCATTCAGACCCAAAGATGATTGTTCAAAATTACAACGTCTCTACTTATCCGATTGTACAAAAAATGCGCGAAGGCAAATTAAACAATCACCAAATGGAATTTGAAGACACTCATGGCGAAGCCTATATCGGTGCTTACAAAACTTTGGGTATTGGTGGTGCAGGTGTTGTCGCTCAAGTAAAAAGAGAGCAAGCCCTTGCTGCAGTAATGCGCGTTCAGTACAGAGCATTACTTGTTACGTGCATTGTTGTGGGCCTGGCATTTATTTTTAATTTTGTATTCTCACAGTCGATGACAAGTCCGTTGAGTTATCTTTATTGGGCTACAGAAAAAATTGCTCAAGGAGATTTTAATGTTAATCTTGAGCCAAAGAGTAATGACGAAATTGGCGCGCTTACGACAGCTTTTAAGAAAATGACTGTTGGTTTGCAAGAGCGAGATAAATTAAAAAGCACATTTAGTAAATTTCATTCAAAAGAAATAGCCCAAAAAATATTATCAGGAGAAATTAAGTTAGGCGGAGAGAGAAAAATCGCCACGATATTTTTCAGCGACATCAGAGGGTTTACACCGTTAAGCGAATCTATGACGCCTGATGAAGTTGTTCGCATGCTTAATGAGTACATGACTGAAATGGTAACCATTATCTATAAACATCACGGGGTCGTAGATAAATATGTCGGCGATGCGATTATGGCTCTTTGGGGTGTTCCAAATTCTGGTACACAAGATGCTTTTGATGCCGTAGCGGCAGCTGTTGAAATGCGTAAAGCGATGATTGCTCTGAACAAAAAAAGAAAGTCCCGTAGCCAACCTGAAATTAAAATCGGAATGGGGATTCACACAGGAGAAGTTTTAGCTGGGAATATCGGCTCTGATCAACGCTTAGAATACACAGTTATTGGCGATACTATAAATCAAGCCAGTCGTATTGAGTCAGCAAATAAAGAACACGCAAGTGATCTTCTTATCAGCGATGCCACTTACGCACTTGTTAAGAGTAAGGGCGTGGTAGTTGGACCATTAATGTCTATCAAAGTTAAAGGTAAGGCTGATAATCTTAGCGTTTATCAAGTCATTGGAATTAAAAATGCAGACGGTGTACTTGAAACTGTTTTGAATGCTGAGCAACAATCAACTATCAAAGACTGGGTGCAAAGTGAAGTTTTTGACGATGAATATGATGAGCCCACACCAAAGCCGAAACCTAAATTAAAGAAAAAGCACAAAGTTGCAAGTCATCGTAAAAAACATTTAAAATCTCGTCATGAAGAAGATGAAAGCGATGACATTGAAATAGAGGAATCATCGCCAAGGTTAAATGTAGCGGCACAATACAACACCCATGCAGCGCCGACATATATTGCGCAACCACAACATCAAGTGCAACACGCACCGCCAGTGCAACACGCACCACCTGTGCAACCTGAACCATCCGTGCAATATGCACCGCCTGTGCAAGATCCTCCACGTGGACAATCCCAAGTATCAATACAGCCAGGCTATGCGGTTCAACCTCCAGCTGCGGATGATCCATTTTTTAACTCAGCATCCATGGGACTCAGTATGCCAGCGGGATCGGCATCGACATCATCGTCATTAGCAGCACCCATTCCTATGTCATCACAAGGTCAACCACCACCAACGGCCGTTGCTCAAGCAAAACAACCTTTGCCTGAACTTGAATTTGATATCATCTCACCACCAGTTCAAGAAGCGCAAATATCTGCCCCCATCTCGAATCAAGAACAGCCTGAACAATTAAAAACTGTAGTATTAGATGTTTCATACGCAGAAATTACTCAAGACGTGAATCATCAACCCTCGCCACTAGTTCAGGAATTTGAAACTCAAGGTTCAAATTTGTTTGTACCTGAGGCGAAATTGCCCTCCGAACAATTTCCAACAAAACTAGATCCCAAAGGGCCGTTACGCATGGCTAAAGAGCAGCCACCTATTCCAACTATGTCAAACACCCATGACAAATGGTATGTGGCAAAGGATCCTTTAAGTAAAGAGCAAGATGGCCCATTTACTGTTGCGCAAATCAAAGTTTTGGTTGCTCAACCTGGGTTTCCTTTTAACGAAGCTTTTGTTTTCAAACATGGCGATGCTCAAATGACGCCCTTGGCGCAAATGCCTCTATTCACAAGACGCGTGCATAATCCTGATAAAGCCATCAACGCTGAAATGCCATCGGATGATTTACAAGCCGTTGCCACATTAGATGAATGGTATATCTACGGAACAGATACAAAAACCTATGGTCCTTACAGGGTAGATCAGCTGCGCGATGCTGTTGATTCTGGAAATATCACTCGTACAACTTATTGCTGGAAATCGGGCATGTTAAGGTGGTGCTATTTACATCAGGTGCCTGGATTTAATCGCCGTGACCCAAATGCTCCGCTCGTTCGAAGCCCTGTACCTCTTATAATTATTAAGAAGCCCGCGTAA
- a CDS encoding FecR family protein, with the protein MDSWTKNITVLLPVLIGIGIAGYYLFQDYHPANEEVEGEIQREVVGEILFSENNVKRQFGNDVMWDAIATKTSVYNKDSIRTGKDSTTAIKLTDNSVIELGENSLIVLDKSQQSLGINFKAGDILAKSSSTGLDIKIKDSVLRGAGSELKIKAGADSQSSIEVARGRVILTDKNKKQTELNQTEQAGLSTDGLGAISKISVVLKNPEHKTQVQSNRDELRHPFTWEVLRAELKEEQFEISKTKLFKPESTKIFKAHQAINATLTQGVQFWRVGWKDKGQMYFTETRQITVGHDKRLELTYPENETRFDLEPEENQLEMQWRSQIPVKIYVLEIAASSDFKSIALTRSLADTKAFVKDLPPQVYYWRVRAFGDKNAELAVSPVSSFTLKVRLPKLPELIKPVHEQDWETSEPIEFNWKKMENASEYRISITRDFEQREIVKTKVVSANSFSWSWTTPSHYYWSVKAIGTKQSTIAASEIRRVNIKPKARASAFMLIYPKLKGEVIRDQSENPEPILFQWQITRPLPGPTTIILSKNIEFKDAVKQDNLTKLSVPIRLKSLGIYYWKLTSSQAKDAGKTAEQSKDLKEESSEVGTFTLKLSSNSLAPVLIEPVNKANVEYEEKDVAVKFVWKPLVPSSQYHIVVERVDIKSGQRVTVVDRVVKELTFLSPPLAEGTYVWSVSGMDEQGLETSTSRASEFNIIPQVLMEPPKLNAPVIK; encoded by the coding sequence TTGGATAGTTGGACTAAGAATATTACAGTGTTATTACCAGTGCTGATCGGCATTGGAATAGCTGGATATTATCTTTTTCAAGACTATCATCCAGCTAACGAAGAGGTTGAGGGTGAAATACAACGTGAAGTAGTCGGTGAAATTCTTTTCTCAGAGAATAATGTCAAACGTCAATTCGGAAACGACGTTATGTGGGACGCCATTGCTACAAAAACAAGTGTCTATAACAAAGACTCCATTCGAACAGGCAAAGATAGCACAACAGCGATTAAGCTCACCGACAACAGCGTTATTGAACTAGGTGAAAATAGTCTTATTGTTTTAGATAAATCTCAACAAAGTTTAGGAATTAATTTTAAAGCAGGAGATATTTTAGCAAAAAGCTCAAGCACTGGCCTTGATATCAAAATTAAAGATTCAGTTTTGAGAGGAGCAGGCTCAGAATTAAAAATTAAAGCAGGAGCAGATTCACAATCAAGTATTGAAGTAGCACGCGGTAGAGTAATTCTTACTGATAAAAATAAAAAGCAAACTGAACTTAATCAGACAGAACAAGCTGGGCTCAGCACAGATGGTCTTGGTGCGATTAGTAAAATCTCAGTGGTACTTAAAAACCCTGAACACAAAACGCAAGTACAATCAAATCGTGATGAATTAAGACACCCCTTTACGTGGGAAGTCTTAAGAGCAGAACTAAAAGAAGAACAATTTGAAATTTCAAAAACAAAATTATTTAAACCTGAATCTACAAAAATATTTAAAGCCCACCAAGCAATTAACGCCACACTTACACAAGGTGTGCAATTTTGGCGCGTTGGTTGGAAAGACAAGGGCCAAATGTATTTTACTGAAACAAGACAAATCACCGTCGGTCACGATAAGCGTTTAGAACTAACATACCCTGAAAATGAAACTCGATTTGATCTAGAGCCTGAAGAAAACCAATTAGAAATGCAGTGGCGAAGTCAGATTCCGGTTAAAATTTATGTACTAGAGATTGCAGCCTCTAGTGATTTTAAAAGCATCGCCCTCACACGCTCGCTTGCAGATACAAAAGCTTTTGTTAAAGATCTCCCCCCTCAAGTTTATTATTGGCGCGTTAGAGCATTTGGAGATAAAAACGCAGAGCTTGCCGTTTCGCCAGTATCAAGCTTTACTTTAAAGGTACGACTCCCAAAGCTTCCTGAGCTGATTAAACCTGTTCATGAACAAGATTGGGAAACTTCAGAGCCCATAGAGTTTAACTGGAAGAAAATGGAGAATGCTTCTGAATATCGAATATCAATTACCAGAGATTTCGAACAACGAGAAATAGTAAAAACAAAAGTGGTTTCTGCTAACAGCTTTTCTTGGTCCTGGACAACTCCAAGTCATTACTATTGGAGCGTTAAAGCCATAGGTACAAAACAATCAACAATTGCAGCTAGTGAAATTAGACGCGTCAATATTAAACCAAAAGCGCGTGCCTCTGCATTTATGTTGATATATCCAAAACTAAAAGGTGAAGTAATTCGAGATCAGTCAGAAAACCCTGAACCGATTTTATTTCAATGGCAAATCACTCGACCACTGCCAGGCCCAACTACAATCATACTTTCAAAAAATATAGAATTTAAAGATGCTGTTAAACAAGATAATCTCACCAAACTTTCTGTTCCGATCAGATTAAAATCATTAGGTATATATTACTGGAAACTCACAAGCTCCCAGGCAAAAGATGCAGGTAAAACCGCAGAGCAATCAAAAGATTTAAAAGAAGAATCAAGTGAAGTTGGAACATTTACCCTTAAATTATCGAGTAACTCACTTGCACCAGTTTTAATTGAGCCTGTTAATAAAGCAAATGTTGAGTATGAAGAAAAAGATGTAGCAGTAAAGTTTGTGTGGAAACCTTTAGTACCTTCATCGCAATACCACATTGTAGTTGAGCGCGTGGATATAAAATCTGGTCAGCGTGTAACTGTAGTTGATCGTGTAGTTAAAGAGCTTACTTTTTTATCACCACCGCTAGCTGAAGGCACTTACGTATGGTCAGTATCTGGAATGGATGAGCAAGGGCTTGAAACATCAACAAGTAGAGCAAGTGAATTTAATATTATTCCTCAAGTACTCATGGAACCCCCAAAGCTTAATGCTCCGGTGATCAAATGA
- the tsaE gene encoding tRNA (adenosine(37)-N6)-threonylcarbamoyltransferase complex ATPase subunit type 1 TsaE: MSKKKQKPKPKKKRSSLKNNVIVKPRNYLVVNSVKATHTHAASIAKKIKKRPCLILLSGALGVGKSEWVRGFVKAYLKSKIIVTSPTYSIVNLYGTKSKPVYHVDLYRLKSEDDLESVGFWDLLQGKNIILVEWGDMLPPRWPKEIAVLSIKIDLLSEPERRISLLFEQD; encoded by the coding sequence GTGAGTAAGAAAAAACAAAAGCCAAAGCCAAAGAAAAAACGATCGTCTCTGAAAAATAATGTAATTGTAAAACCCAGAAATTACCTGGTTGTAAATTCAGTGAAGGCTACACATACCCATGCTGCATCCATTGCAAAAAAAATAAAAAAACGACCATGCCTAATTTTACTCAGCGGGGCATTGGGTGTTGGAAAATCAGAGTGGGTGAGGGGATTTGTTAAGGCCTATTTGAAATCAAAAATTATTGTAACCTCACCCACATATTCAATTGTAAATCTCTATGGAACTAAATCAAAGCCTGTCTATCATGTCGATTTGTACCGCTTAAAGAGTGAGGATGATTTAGAAAGTGTGGGTTTTTGGGATTTACTTCAGGGCAAAAACATAATTCTCGTAGAATGGGGAGACATGCTGCCCCCTCGTTGGCCAAAAGAAATAGCTGTATTGAGTATTAAAATCGATCTGCTCTCAGAGCCAGAGCGTAGAATTAGCTTACTTTTTGAACAGGATTAA
- a CDS encoding NAD(P)H-hydrate dehydratase — MRLCTPEQMREIERLTQVEFDLSDEILMETAGALAAREIQLSFLPELSRGKLAIICGPGNNGGDGLVVARHLYNIGFLSLQVFTHAPKELQSKLYKTQVDRLKKHGISIVDLVNEPTRVIELSEYNVVVDALYGIGLSRPIEAGVAQIIHTLNATNSSVISIDVPSGLCATTGKILGTCVRATMTISFGLAKPGMLAGEGTVVCGKIRILQIGFPRRLFREKATTHFAFNEHLARRWLPIRKARSHKAQNGHLLVIAGRPGMWGAAQLCSEAAYRMGVGYVTVAVENRDDALKSFIKDIGSEVLIKTRDEADLLEKKNAVVLGPGAGVDQNLNSILERLIAENFKRVVIDADGLTVLSEMGTVKLPAQWILTPHAGELSKLLKIPVEEIEQDRFYHAGLAAQKFGCLVLFKGYRTVLADHQGRVAVITSGNASLAKAGTGDVLSGFIGALLAQDVQPLQAAGTAAYFHGRLSDEWLRYGKDIKSLMPRDLLTNTPELLGQLSRE; from the coding sequence ATGAGACTTTGTACTCCAGAACAAATGCGTGAGATCGAACGCCTTACACAAGTTGAGTTTGATCTTTCTGATGAAATTTTAATGGAGACAGCAGGTGCACTTGCTGCTCGCGAGATACAACTTTCGTTTTTACCTGAGTTGAGTAGAGGAAAACTTGCCATCATATGTGGCCCTGGTAACAATGGTGGCGATGGTCTTGTGGTTGCAAGACATCTGTATAATATTGGATTTTTATCTCTGCAAGTTTTCACACATGCCCCAAAAGAACTTCAATCTAAACTTTATAAAACTCAAGTTGATCGCTTAAAAAAACACGGCATCTCAATTGTTGATCTTGTAAATGAACCCACACGTGTCATTGAACTTTCAGAATATAATGTTGTTGTCGATGCACTTTATGGAATAGGGCTTTCCAGGCCAATTGAAGCCGGTGTCGCTCAGATTATTCACACCCTAAATGCTACAAATAGTTCGGTGATAAGTATTGATGTTCCTTCAGGCCTTTGTGCCACAACTGGAAAAATATTAGGGACTTGTGTTCGTGCAACCATGACCATCAGTTTTGGACTCGCTAAGCCTGGGATGCTTGCAGGTGAAGGAACTGTAGTCTGTGGAAAAATTAGAATTTTACAAATTGGGTTTCCTCGAAGGTTATTTCGTGAAAAAGCCACGACGCATTTTGCATTTAACGAACATTTAGCAAGGCGTTGGCTACCCATTAGAAAAGCACGTTCACATAAAGCGCAAAACGGTCATCTTTTGGTAATTGCTGGTAGACCAGGTATGTGGGGTGCAGCTCAACTTTGCAGTGAGGCAGCATATAGAATGGGTGTTGGATATGTGACTGTGGCTGTTGAAAATAGAGATGATGCACTTAAATCTTTTATTAAAGATATCGGCAGCGAAGTTTTAATCAAAACGCGAGATGAGGCTGATCTCTTAGAGAAAAAAAATGCAGTGGTCCTTGGGCCTGGTGCAGGAGTTGATCAAAACTTAAATTCAATATTAGAGCGACTTATTGCTGAGAATTTTAAAAGAGTCGTAATTGACGCTGATGGATTAACTGTTTTGTCTGAAATGGGTACAGTAAAACTTCCAGCTCAATGGATATTGACTCCTCATGCTGGTGAATTATCTAAACTTTTAAAAATACCAGTTGAAGAAATTGAGCAAGATCGTTTTTACCATGCGGGTTTAGCTGCACAAAAATTTGGATGCTTAGTTTTATTTAAAGGATATCGAACAGTATTAGCTGATCATCAGGGTCGCGTAGCAGTGATCACGTCAGGCAACGCATCACTAGCAAAAGCAGGTACGGGAGATGTCTTAAGTGGTTTTATTGGGGCTCTGCTTGCTCAAGATGTACAGCCACTTCAAGCAGCGGGTACGGCTGCTTATTTTCATGGGCGTCTATCAGATGAATGGCTCAGATATGGCAAAGATATAAAAAGTCTCATGCCTCGAGATCTTTTAACGAACACCCCAGAATTATTAGGTCAACTAAGTCGTGAGTAA
- the acpS gene encoding holo-ACP synthase: MIHAGIDLVNIDKIKKVLARQKTTILKRVCTTDEIKFLKLQKREAEKFAAYWGLKEAFSKALGTGIGQDLSFQDIQITYTKLGQPKIKYVGQRFNKNSKKWNYSCSVSHQDQWLVAIVIIMGEIK; encoded by the coding sequence ATGATTCATGCGGGCATTGATCTTGTTAACATTGATAAAATAAAAAAAGTTTTAGCGCGGCAAAAAACAACTATTTTAAAACGCGTATGTACCACTGATGAAATTAAATTTCTTAAACTTCAAAAGCGCGAGGCTGAAAAATTCGCAGCTTATTGGGGTTTAAAAGAGGCATTTTCAAAAGCATTGGGTACTGGAATAGGCCAGGATTTAAGCTTTCAAGATATTCAGATTACTTATACAAAACTTGGTCAACCCAAAATTAAATATGTCGGCCAGCGTTTTAATAAAAATTCAAAAAAATGGAATTATTCATGTTCTGTGAGTCATCAAGACCAATGGCTTGTGGCAATCGTGATTATTATGGGTGAGATCAAATGA
- a CDS encoding pyridoxine 5'-phosphate synthase: MIRLGVNIDHVATLRQLRAGLVDYPNILEAARVAVENGADQITIHLRGDRRHIQEKDLFEIARARLAPLNLELAATKEMLKFALKARPDIVCLVPEKRQEVTTEGGLDVVKHYKKIQTCIKEFKKNGIKTSLFIEPSLNQIKASHELGADAVEFHTGKYALAKSLTQEKQLKRLSIAFEAAHGFKLAVHAGHGLDYRNTQNVAALPYLEEVNIGHSIVCRAVMVGLAQAVREMKNIVEKSR, encoded by the coding sequence GTGATACGACTAGGTGTTAATATTGATCATGTGGCGACGTTACGCCAATTGCGTGCGGGGCTTGTAGACTATCCAAATATTCTTGAAGCAGCACGTGTAGCTGTCGAAAATGGTGCTGATCAAATTACAATACATCTAAGAGGTGATCGCCGTCACATACAAGAAAAAGATCTTTTTGAAATTGCACGTGCGCGTTTAGCCCCACTTAATCTTGAGCTCGCTGCAACCAAAGAAATGCTCAAATTTGCACTTAAAGCGCGCCCAGATATTGTTTGTCTTGTGCCAGAAAAACGTCAAGAAGTAACAACTGAAGGTGGCTTAGATGTTGTGAAGCACTATAAAAAAATTCAAACATGCATTAAAGAATTTAAAAAAAATGGAATCAAAACCTCACTCTTTATTGAGCCATCACTGAATCAAATAAAAGCTAGTCATGAATTAGGAGCAGATGCTGTCGAATTTCACACAGGCAAATATGCATTGGCAAAAAGTCTCACGCAAGAAAAACAGCTTAAGCGCTTATCAATAGCTTTTGAAGCCGCACACGGTTTTAAATTAGCTGTTCATGCTGGGCATGGTCTTGATTACCGTAATACGCAAAATGTGGCGGCACTACCTTATCTTGAAGAAGTGAATATCGGGCATTCCATCGTCTGTAGAGCCGTAATGGTGGGGTTAGCTCAGGCCGTTCGTGAAATGAAAAATATTGTTGAGAAAAGTCGATGA